The Fusobacterium sp. JB019 genome has a segment encoding these proteins:
- a CDS encoding MATE family efflux transporter produces MTTKIDLERDSIFSLFIKFAIPSIVSMLVISLYTIIDGIFIARGVGSTAMAAVNIGYPVLTLGTSVSFMLGIGGATLIAFKKGDIKYQNKCFTHIIFLNLVIYLLIALLVFKFTNPLIYFLGGNDEILPLIKGYLYPCTTAAFFLMLSSSLNAVVRNDGNPKKAMTSTIIGAITNIILDYIFIFKFNMGIEGGATATAISQIVSALYLFTHFINSTFKIEFKKIDFNLIFSIILIGFPSFMLEFSVGVISILLNIEFMRIGGVFAAAAYSIVAYAFMFYRMLFLGLAQAGQPIISYNYGKQKLDKIKESFKIAHKFTFIISVISLVSVFTFSDNIIRIFTKDPEMIAACTRGFILYSVAISFLGFNCVNIAYLQAINQPLISVVLSVARSFGFGCVAFMFFPDILSLDGVWLNLPFADFATSLASMPFIKRFTNIKSYKLS; encoded by the coding sequence ATGACTACAAAAATTGATTTAGAGAGAGACTCTATTTTTTCTCTTTTTATTAAATTTGCTATCCCTTCTATAGTAAGTATGTTGGTGATTTCACTATACACTATTATAGATGGAATTTTTATCGCTAGAGGAGTTGGAAGTACTGCTATGGCAGCGGTTAACATCGGATATCCTGTCTTAACTTTAGGAACCTCTGTTAGTTTTATGCTTGGGATAGGTGGAGCTACTTTAATTGCTTTTAAAAAAGGAGATATTAAATACCAAAACAAATGCTTCACTCATATTATTTTTTTGAATTTAGTTATTTATTTACTAATTGCTCTTTTAGTATTTAAATTCACAAATCCATTAATTTATTTTTTAGGAGGAAATGATGAAATTCTCCCTTTAATTAAAGGGTATTTATATCCTTGTACAACAGCAGCTTTTTTCCTGATGCTATCTTCTTCACTAAATGCAGTGGTTAGAAATGACGGTAATCCTAAAAAAGCTATGACTTCAACTATAATTGGAGCAATTACAAATATAATCTTAGACTATATTTTTATTTTCAAATTTAATATGGGTATTGAAGGGGGAGCTACTGCTACAGCAATAAGTCAAATTGTCTCAGCTCTTTATCTTTTCACTCATTTTATTAATTCTACTTTTAAAATAGAATTTAAAAAAATAGATTTTAATTTAATTTTCTCAATAATTTTAATTGGTTTTCCTTCTTTTATGTTGGAATTTTCAGTTGGAGTTATTTCTATTTTATTAAATATCGAATTTATGAGAATAGGTGGTGTTTTTGCTGCTGCAGCCTATAGTATTGTGGCCTACGCTTTTATGTTTTATAGAATGTTATTCTTAGGTTTAGCTCAAGCAGGTCAGCCAATTATTAGTTATAATTACGGAAAACAAAAATTAGATAAAATAAAGGAATCTTTTAAAATTGCACATAAATTTACTTTTATTATTTCAGTTATATCTTTAGTCAGTGTTTTTACTTTTTCTGATAATATAATTAGAATTTTCACAAAGGATCCTGAAATGATAGCAGCATGCACTAGAGGTTTCATATTATATTCAGTGGCAATATCTTTTCTTGGATTTAATTGTGTCAACATAGCTTACCTTCAAGCTATCAATCAACCACTTATATCAGTTGTACTTTCAGTAGCTAGAAGTTTTGGATTTGGATGTGTTGCATTTATGTTTTTCCCTGATATTTTAAGTCTTGATGGTGTTTGGTTAAATCTTCCCTTTGCAGATTTTGCAACTAGCCTAGCTAGCATGCCATTTATAAAAAGATTTACAAATATAAAGAGTTATAAATTAAGCTGA
- a CDS encoding ABC transporter substrate-binding protein yields the protein MKKVIILVIASLFMFGCGKKQEKINIGITQIIEHPALDAATEGFKEALADGGYTEDKVNIEVQNAQGDFGVAQTIASSFVQDKKDLILAVSTPSAQSVFNVTKEIPLLITAVTDPVAVGLVGDNITGTSDMAPIDKQIQLMKALLPNAKRIGFLYNTSEENSRVFLKKMKEIAEPQGFEIVEKGVTNINEVGQAIDVLLDEIDVLYTPSDNVVTASMSLISNRAEGKNIPVITSDGAQFEAGALATEAIDFKKLGYQTGKMAVRVLNGEKPSDMPIETLKDTELMINEEMAKKFNVIIPKELKNKLN from the coding sequence ATGAAAAAAGTAATAATTTTAGTGATAGCAAGTTTGTTTATGTTTGGATGTGGAAAAAAACAAGAGAAAATAAATATAGGAATAACTCAAATAATAGAGCATCCAGCTTTAGATGCGGCCACTGAAGGTTTTAAAGAAGCTTTAGCAGATGGAGGCTATACAGAAGATAAAGTAAATATAGAAGTACAAAATGCTCAAGGAGATTTTGGAGTGGCTCAAACAATAGCTTCTTCATTTGTTCAAGATAAAAAAGATTTGATTTTAGCTGTATCAACACCATCAGCTCAATCAGTATTTAATGTTACAAAAGAGATTCCTCTTTTAATAACAGCAGTAACAGATCCAGTTGCAGTAGGTTTAGTTGGAGATAATATAACAGGAACAAGTGATATGGCTCCAATTGATAAACAAATTCAATTAATGAAAGCATTACTTCCAAATGCTAAGAGAATAGGTTTCTTGTATAATACAAGTGAAGAAAATTCAAGAGTGTTTTTAAAGAAGATGAAAGAAATAGCAGAGCCACAAGGATTTGAGATAGTGGAAAAGGGAGTTACTAATATAAATGAAGTTGGACAAGCAATAGATGTACTATTAGATGAAATAGATGTATTGTATACTCCAAGTGATAATGTTGTAACTGCATCTATGAGTTTAATATCAAATAGAGCAGAAGGAAAAAATATTCCTGTGATAACATCTGACGGAGCACAATTTGAAGCAGGAGCTTTAGCAACAGAAGCAATTGACTTTAAAAAATTAGGATATCAAACAGGAAAAATGGCAGTAAGAGTATTAAATGGTGAGAAACCAAGTGACATGCCAATAGAAACTTTAAAGGATACTGAGCTAATGATAAATGAAGAAATGGCTAAAAAATTTAACGTAATTATTCCAAAAGAACTAAAAAATAAATTAAATTAA
- a CDS encoding ABC transporter substrate-binding protein: protein MKKIGMTLLGLMFLVGCGKEKAKETKKINIGITQIIEHAALDAVAEGFKEALADGGYTADKVNIEMQNAQGDFGVAQTIASSYVQDKKDLVLAISTPSAQAMYNATKEIPVLISAVTSPEAVGLTGDNITGTSDMAPVDKQVQLMKKLLPESKTIGVVYNTSEENSQVLVKKLKIEGEKYGYKVIEKGITNINEIGQALDVLLKDIDVLYTPTDNLVVAATPLVLAKANEENVPVIGCIKDQVEKGALATETLDYKQLGYQTGEIAIRVLNGEDPKDIPVETQKDTKLLINKEAVSRLNINLPQELKDRAEMM from the coding sequence ATAAAAAAGATAGGAATGACTTTACTAGGTTTAATGTTTTTAGTTGGATGTGGAAAGGAAAAAGCTAAAGAAACTAAAAAGATAAATATAGGAATAACACAAATAATAGAACATGCAGCTTTAGATGCTGTTGCTGAAGGTTTTAAAGAAGCTTTAGCAGATGGAGGATATACAGCAGATAAAGTAAATATAGAAATGCAAAATGCTCAAGGGGATTTTGGAGTAGCTCAAACAATAGCTTCTTCATATGTACAAGATAAAAAAGATTTAGTCTTAGCAATATCTACTCCTTCAGCTCAAGCAATGTATAATGCTACAAAGGAGATACCAGTATTAATTTCAGCAGTAACTTCTCCAGAAGCTGTAGGATTAACAGGAGATAATATAACAGGAACAAGTGATATGGCTCCAGTTGATAAACAAGTTCAATTAATGAAAAAATTATTACCAGAATCAAAAACAATAGGAGTTGTTTATAATACAAGTGAAGAAAATTCTCAAGTTTTAGTTAAAAAGTTAAAAATTGAAGGTGAAAAATATGGTTATAAAGTTATAGAAAAGGGTATAACTAATATAAATGAAATTGGACAAGCTTTAGATGTTTTACTAAAGGATATAGATGTACTTTATACACCAACAGATAATTTAGTTGTTGCAGCAACACCTTTAGTATTAGCTAAAGCAAATGAAGAAAATGTTCCAGTTATAGGTTGCATAAAAGACCAAGTTGAAAAAGGAGCATTAGCAACAGAAACATTAGATTATAAACAATTAGGTTATCAAACAGGAGAGATAGCAATAAGAGTATTAAATGGAGAAGATCCTAAAGATATTCCAGTTGAAACACAAAAAGATACGAAATTATTAATAAACAAAGAAGCAGTAAGTAGATTAAATATTAATTTACCACAAGAACTTAAAGATAGAGCAGAAATGATGTAA
- a CDS encoding ABC transporter permease, with translation MLVGTLEQSLIFAIMVMGVYISFRILDFPDMTVDGSFPLGASIVASCLVKGVNPVLALILAVIGGSIAGFITGYINVKYKIANLLAGIIVMTGLYSINIKIMGRSNISLFTVNHLFTLNINKLLLIGIIVVLCKLALDFLFKTKFGFILKALGDNETLVETLGVNKNKLKIYGLVISNGIVALSGGLYAQYQGFADVGMGTGTIVTGLASIIIGETIIKNRRKFALTTTVIVGTIIYKIIITLALKIGFNASDLKLISAIIVVVILALKNNKVLKKGGIKNA, from the coding sequence ATGTTAGTTGGTACTTTAGAACAGAGTTTGATATTTGCAATAATGGTTATGGGGGTATATATATCTTTTAGGATATTAGACTTTCCTGATATGACAGTTGACGGAAGTTTTCCCCTAGGTGCATCAATAGTTGCTAGTTGTCTAGTAAAAGGAGTTAATCCAGTTTTAGCTTTAATTTTAGCTGTAATTGGTGGTAGTATAGCAGGATTTATAACAGGGTATATAAATGTTAAATATAAAATAGCAAATTTACTTGCAGGAATAATTGTAATGACAGGACTATACAGTATTAATATAAAAATAATGGGAAGATCAAACATTTCATTATTCACAGTAAATCATTTGTTTACTTTAAATATTAATAAATTATTATTAATTGGAATCATAGTTGTTCTTTGTAAATTAGCTTTAGATTTCCTATTTAAAACAAAATTTGGTTTCATACTAAAAGCTTTGGGAGATAATGAAACTTTAGTTGAAACTTTGGGAGTGAATAAAAACAAATTAAAAATATATGGACTAGTTATTTCCAATGGAATAGTTGCTTTGTCAGGTGGATTATATGCACAGTATCAAGGCTTTGCAGATGTTGGAATGGGAACTGGAACAATCGTAACAGGACTAGCTTCTATAATAATAGGAGAAACGATTATAAAAAATAGAAGAAAGTTTGCTTTAACAACTACTGTTATAGTAGGAACTATTATTTATAAGATTATAATAACTTTAGCTTTAAAGATTGGATTCAATGCAAGTGATTTAAAATTAATATCAGCTATTATAGTAGTTGTTATCTTAGCTTTAAAGAATAATAAAGTATTGAAAAAAGGGGGGATTAAAAATGCTTAA
- a CDS encoding ATP-binding cassette domain-containing protein — MLKLNSITKTFTSELGTEKKVFNNLNLEVNKGEFITVIGSNGAGKSTLLNLIMGSIEPDQGKVSLEEKDITNLKFYKKNTFISKVYQDPKVGTAPSMTVFENLSMADNKGKRFNFTMGLNHKRKSIYKNLLKELDLGIENQLDTEVGLLSGGQRQCLALLMVTLNKPKLLLLDEHTAALDPKTSKIILDKTDEIVRKNNITAMMITHNLEDAITYGDRLIMLHEGKIILNVSGKEKKNLTTEKLLEKFQNAKGQIDDKSVFAA, encoded by the coding sequence ATGCTTAAATTAAATTCTATAACAAAAACATTTACATCGGAGTTAGGGACTGAAAAGAAGGTTTTCAATAACTTAAATTTAGAAGTGAATAAAGGTGAATTTATAACAGTAATAGGAAGTAATGGAGCTGGAAAATCAACTCTTTTAAATTTAATAATGGGTAGTATAGAGCCAGATCAAGGTAAGGTTTCTTTAGAAGAAAAAGATATTACAAATTTGAAATTCTATAAGAAAAATACTTTCATATCTAAGGTTTATCAAGATCCTAAAGTGGGAACTGCACCATCTATGACTGTTTTTGAAAATCTTTCAATGGCAGATAATAAAGGAAAAAGATTTAATTTCACTATGGGTTTAAATCATAAAAGAAAATCTATATATAAAAATCTTTTAAAAGAATTAGATTTAGGAATAGAAAATCAATTAGATACAGAAGTTGGGTTATTATCAGGAGGACAAAGACAGTGTTTAGCTCTATTAATGGTAACTTTAAATAAACCAAAATTATTACTTTTAGATGAGCATACAGCAGCTTTAGATCCAAAAACTTCTAAAATAATATTAGATAAAACTGATGAAATTGTTAGAAAAAATAATATAACAGCTATGATGATAACTCATAATTTGGAAGATGCAATTACTTATGGAGACAGACTGATAATGCTTCATGAGGGGAAAATAATTTTAAATGTTTCTGGAAAAGAGAAGAAAAATTTAACTACAGAAAAATTATTAGAAAAATTCCAAAATGCAAAGGGCCAAATAGATGACAAAAGTGTGTTTGCAGCATAA
- a CDS encoding PAS domain-containing protein, which yields MSKAEQILNKYMIIGEFISKCFGENVEVILHDLRDIDHSGVKIFNNYVSGRSDGAPMTEFGLNLLESEIFKNEDFVMNYKGVTGGKILRSSTLFIKDDKENLLGMLCVNVDITKYLTMSKELNDLAYYGIKKEDIDKPTMVADFPKSVKEMINASLSSYLTKNGYDWQRLNKEEKLNVIKKLNSKGIFNLRGGISEVSESLKISEPTIYRYLNIVKKMES from the coding sequence ATGTCTAAAGCGGAACAGATTTTAAACAAATATATGATTATAGGAGAATTCATTTCTAAATGTTTTGGAGAGAACGTTGAAGTTATCCTACATGATTTAAGAGATATTGATCACTCAGGTGTAAAAATATTTAATAATTACGTAAGTGGTAGAAGTGATGGTGCTCCAATGACTGAGTTTGGTCTTAATTTACTTGAAAGTGAAATATTTAAAAATGAAGATTTTGTTATGAATTATAAAGGTGTCACTGGAGGGAAAATTTTAAGATCATCAACTTTATTTATAAAGGATGATAAAGAGAATCTTTTAGGTATGCTTTGTGTGAATGTAGATATTACTAAATATCTTACAATGAGTAAAGAATTAAATGATTTAGCTTATTATGGAATAAAGAAAGAGGATATAGATAAGCCTACCATGGTTGCAGATTTTCCAAAATCAGTAAAAGAAATGATAAATGCTTCTCTTTCTAGTTATTTAACAAAAAATGGTTATGATTGGCAAAGACTTAATAAAGAAGAAAAATTAAATGTAATAAAAAAATTAAATAGTAAAGGAATATTTAATTTAAGAGGTGGAATTTCAGAAGTTTCAGAATCTTTAAAAATTTCAGAACCTACAATATATAGATATTTAAATATTGTAAAAAAAATGGAAAGCTAA
- a CDS encoding 2-oxoacid:acceptor oxidoreductase family protein: MKDVVEIRWHGRGGQGAKTASLLLADSAFSTGMYVQGFPEYGPERMGAPITAYNRISKERVRVHSNIYEPEFVVVVDETLLSSVDVTKGLQEKGAIVINSAKSPEEIKPLLKGYKGRVYTCDAREISEECLGKNFPNTPMLGAIVKVSGVIDEAQFIESMEDSFKHKFATKPEVLKGNMEALVRSMKEVKE; this comes from the coding sequence ATGAAAGACGTAGTAGAAATTAGATGGCATGGTAGAGGTGGACAAGGAGCAAAAACTGCATCACTTCTTTTAGCAGATTCTGCTTTTAGTACTGGTATGTATGTTCAAGGATTCCCTGAGTACGGTCCTGAAAGAATGGGTGCGCCGATTACAGCGTATAACCGTATATCGAAAGAAAGAGTTAGAGTTCATTCTAACATTTACGAACCTGAGTTTGTAGTTGTAGTAGATGAAACTTTACTTTCTAGTGTTGATGTTACAAAAGGATTACAAGAAAAAGGAGCAATAGTAATTAATTCAGCTAAATCTCCTGAAGAAATTAAACCTTTATTAAAAGGATATAAAGGAAGAGTTTATACTTGCGATGCAAGAGAAATCTCTGAAGAATGTTTAGGAAAAAATTTCCCAAATACTCCAATGTTAGGTGCCATAGTAAAAGTTAGTGGTGTTATTGACGAGGCTCAATTTATAGAATCAATGGAAGATTCTTTTAAACACAAATTTGCAACTAAACCAGAAGTGCTTAAAGGAAATATGGAAGCTTTAGTACGTTCTATGAAAGAGGTGAAAGAATAG
- a CDS encoding 4Fe-4S binding protein gives MKNKKGVAIEETMSWKDITPGGIVYEAGSARHFKTGDWRSMRPVFVADKCKQCLLCAPVCPDSSIPVKDGKREDFDYDHCKGCGICYEVCPFGAIEFVKE, from the coding sequence ATGAAAAATAAAAAAGGTGTAGCTATAGAAGAAACAATGTCTTGGAAAGACATAACTCCAGGTGGAATAGTTTATGAAGCAGGAAGTGCAAGACACTTTAAAACAGGTGACTGGAGATCAATGAGACCAGTATTTGTTGCTGATAAATGTAAACAATGTTTATTATGTGCTCCAGTTTGTCCAGATTCTTCAATTCCAGTAAAAGATGGAAAAAGAGAAGATTTTGACTACGATCATTGTAAGGGTTGTGGAATTTGTTATGAAGTATGTCCATTTGGGGCAATCGAATTTGTTAAAGAATAG
- the porA gene encoding pyruvate ferredoxin oxidoreductase, translating to MSIKERMSGNEAIAIAMRQINPDVMPAFPITPSTEIPQYFSQFVANGKVDTEFIPVESEHSAMSAAIGAEAAGARTFSATSSCGLALMWEMLYVAASSRLPITLACVNRALSGPININADHSDSMGARDAGWIQIYSETNQEAYDNFIQAVIIGEDPEVQLPVMVCQDGFITSHAVENIELLEDKVVKDFVGEYEPEDYLLNAARPIAHGPYDIEKYYIEHKRLQAQGMINAKEVILKVAEKFEKISGRKYGLFEEYKLDDAEVAVVVINSTAGTAKEAVDELRAEGKKVGVLKIRVFRPFPMKEIADALKHLDMVAVMDKSEGFSACGGPVFAETRSALYDVVNAPKIVNYVYGLGGRDVTVNHIRGIFETLLAEKDSKEALETYRYLGVRE from the coding sequence ATGAGTATAAAAGAAAGAATGTCAGGTAATGAAGCCATAGCAATAGCTATGAGACAAATAAATCCAGATGTAATGCCAGCTTTCCCTATTACACCATCAACTGAGATACCTCAATATTTCTCACAATTTGTTGCTAATGGAAAAGTGGATACTGAATTTATTCCAGTTGAATCAGAACATAGTGCTATGTCAGCAGCAATTGGTGCTGAAGCAGCAGGAGCAAGAACATTTAGTGCTACTTCATCTTGTGGATTAGCTTTAATGTGGGAAATGCTATATGTAGCAGCTTCATCAAGATTACCAATAACTTTAGCTTGTGTAAACAGAGCTTTATCAGGTCCAATAAATATCAATGCAGATCATAGTGATTCTATGGGTGCAAGAGATGCAGGTTGGATTCAAATATATAGTGAAACAAATCAAGAAGCTTATGATAACTTTATTCAAGCTGTTATAATTGGAGAAGATCCAGAAGTTCAATTACCAGTAATGGTTTGTCAAGATGGATTTATTACTTCTCACGCAGTTGAAAATATTGAATTATTAGAAGATAAAGTAGTTAAAGATTTCGTAGGAGAATATGAGCCAGAAGATTACTTATTAAATGCAGCTAGACCAATAGCTCATGGACCTTATGATATTGAAAAATATTATATAGAACATAAGAGATTACAAGCTCAAGGAATGATCAATGCTAAAGAAGTTATTTTAAAAGTAGCTGAAAAATTTGAAAAAATTTCTGGAAGAAAATACGGATTATTTGAAGAATATAAATTAGATGATGCAGAAGTAGCAGTTGTAGTTATAAACTCAACAGCTGGTACAGCAAAAGAAGCAGTTGATGAATTAAGAGCTGAAGGTAAAAAAGTAGGAGTGTTAAAAATTAGAGTATTTAGACCATTCCCAATGAAAGAAATTGCTGATGCCCTTAAGCATTTAGATATGGTAGCAGTTATGGATAAATCAGAAGGATTCTCAGCTTGTGGAGGACCAGTTTTCGCAGAAACTAGATCAGCTTTATATGATGTAGTAAATGCTCCAAAAATAGTAAACTATGTTTATGGTTTAGGAGGAAGAGACGTAACTGTTAATCACATAAGAGGAATTTTTGAAACTTTACTAGCTGAAAAAGATAGTAAAGAGGCTTTGGAAACATACAGATATCTAGGTGTAAGAGAATAG
- a CDS encoding thiamine pyrophosphate-dependent enzyme, with product MAYNFKEVMNKPERLTGGQRMCAGCGGPIAVRTVLRALKPEDHAVICSATSCLEVSTFLYPYTAWTDSFIHSAFENAAATISGVETAYKVLKKKGKVKENFKFIAFGGDGGTYDIGFQSLSGAMERGHDMVYVCYDNGAYMNTGIQRSSATPHFADTTTTPAGSVIPGKIQVQKDLGAIIAAHNVAYVGQSTFLGNMKDLYEKAEKAIYTEGASYLSVMAPCPRGWRYSAEKIMEICKAAVETCYWPLYEVIDGEWKLSYKPKKKLPVTEFLKTQGRFKHLFKKGNEHMLEQFQKEVDLRWERLLKRCGEEL from the coding sequence ATGGCATATAATTTTAAAGAAGTAATGAATAAGCCTGAAAGACTAACTGGTGGACAAAGAATGTGTGCTGGTTGTGGAGGACCAATCGCGGTTAGAACAGTCTTAAGAGCATTAAAACCAGAAGATCACGCAGTTATATGTAGTGCTACAAGTTGTTTAGAAGTATCTACATTCTTATATCCATATACAGCTTGGACTGATTCATTTATTCACTCAGCATTTGAAAATGCAGCAGCTACAATAAGTGGAGTAGAAACAGCTTATAAAGTATTAAAGAAAAAAGGTAAAGTTAAAGAAAACTTTAAATTTATCGCCTTTGGTGGAGACGGTGGAACATATGATATCGGATTCCAATCATTATCAGGAGCAATGGAAAGAGGACATGACATGGTTTATGTATGTTATGACAATGGAGCTTACATGAATACAGGTATTCAAAGATCTTCAGCAACTCCTCATTTTGCTGATACAACTACAACTCCAGCTGGATCAGTAATTCCAGGAAAAATTCAAGTTCAAAAAGATTTAGGTGCTATAATAGCTGCTCATAATGTAGCTTATGTTGGGCAATCTACATTCTTAGGAAACATGAAAGATTTATATGAAAAAGCTGAAAAAGCAATATATACAGAAGGAGCATCTTACTTATCAGTAATGGCACCATGTCCAAGAGGATGGAGATATAGTGCAGAAAAAATAATGGAAATTTGTAAAGCAGCAGTTGAAACTTGCTACTGGCCATTATATGAAGTTATCGATGGAGAATGGAAACTTTCATATAAACCTAAAAAGAAACTTCCAGTTACAGAATTCTTAAAAACTCAAGGTAGATTTAAACATCTATTCAAAAAAGGAAATGAGCACATGTTAGAACAATTCCAAAAAGAAGTTGATCTAAGATGGGAAAGATTATTAAAAAGATGTGGAGAAGAATTATAA
- a CDS encoding Na+/H+ antiporter NhaC family protein, protein MEEKKSSFLGLVPFLVFILIYLGTGITLNLKGVPMAFYQLPAPVAIFVGVIVAFLIFKGKLTEKFDCFLKGCGDQDILIMCIIYLLAGGFAAVSKAMGGVDSTVNFGLTYIPPQFIAAGLFIIAAFISTATGTSVGSIVALGPIGVGLAEKSGVPMAFVMAALIGGAMFGDNLSVISDTTIAATRTQGVEMRDKFRVNLVIAGIAAIITLVLLVVFGKPEMVPEVQEYSYNIIKIVPYILVLGLSLAGINVFVVLTLGIVVSGIIGFSFGEFTLLAYAGEIYNGFKGMNEIFLLSLLTGGLAALVRRAGGVHWLIDQASKMMTGKKSATLGIGMLVGLIDVAVANNTVAIIISGPIAKNISDKYEIDPRKTATILDIFSCVGQGVIPYGAQMLILLSFTNGAISFLDVFPLLWYQGLLLVLTLVSIYIPFADMYIKKHPWDFEAGKAE, encoded by the coding sequence ATGGAGGAGAAAAAAAGTAGTTTTTTAGGATTAGTACCATTTTTAGTTTTCATATTGATATATTTAGGAACTGGGATTACTTTAAATTTAAAAGGTGTTCCAATGGCATTTTATCAATTGCCAGCACCAGTAGCTATATTTGTAGGTGTAATTGTAGCGTTTTTAATATTTAAAGGTAAATTAACAGAGAAGTTTGATTGTTTTCTTAAAGGATGTGGAGATCAGGACATTCTAATTATGTGTATAATCTATTTATTGGCAGGAGGATTCGCAGCAGTTTCTAAAGCCATGGGCGGAGTAGATTCTACAGTAAACTTTGGATTGACTTATATCCCGCCTCAATTTATTGCAGCTGGATTATTTATAATTGCAGCTTTTATTTCCACAGCAACAGGAACATCAGTAGGATCAATAGTTGCACTAGGACCTATAGGTGTAGGACTTGCAGAAAAAAGTGGAGTTCCAATGGCCTTTGTTATGGCAGCTTTAATAGGTGGAGCAATGTTTGGTGATAATTTATCAGTTATATCAGATACTACCATTGCTGCAACAAGAACACAAGGTGTTGAAATGAGAGATAAATTTAGAGTAAACTTAGTAATAGCAGGAATAGCTGCAATTATTACTTTAGTTTTATTAGTAGTGTTTGGAAAACCAGAAATGGTTCCAGAAGTGCAAGAATATTCTTATAATATAATTAAAATAGTTCCTTATATTTTAGTTTTAGGATTATCCCTTGCAGGAATAAATGTATTCGTAGTACTTACTTTAGGAATAGTAGTTTCAGGAATAATAGGATTTTCTTTTGGAGAATTCACATTACTTGCTTATGCTGGAGAAATTTATAATGGTTTCAAAGGTATGAACGAAATATTCTTACTATCTTTATTAACAGGAGGACTTGCAGCCTTGGTTAGAAGAGCTGGAGGAGTTCATTGGTTAATAGATCAAGCATCAAAAATGATGACAGGAAAGAAAAGTGCTACATTAGGAATAGGAATGTTAGTAGGATTAATAGATGTAGCTGTAGCAAATAATACAGTTGCAATTATCATTAGTGGACCAATTGCCAAGAATATTAGTGATAAGTATGAAATAGACCCTAGAAAAACTGCTACAATACTTGATATATTTTCTTGTGTAGGACAAGGAGTAATACCATACGGGGCTCAAATGTTAATTCTTTTGAGTTTTACAAATGGAGCTATCAGTTTCTTAGATGTGTTCCCATTATTATGGTACCAAGGACTATTATTAGTTCTTACTCTAGTTTCAATATATATTCCATTTGCAGATATGTATATTAAAAAACATCCTTGGGATTTTGAAGCAGGTAAGGCAGAATAG
- a CDS encoding HAD family hydrolase, which yields MIKLIATDMDGTLLNDEKQIDNKFWNIHEKLTEKGIHFLIASGRQYYNIFEYVKHLKANIIILAENGSIIMEDGKELFSKCLPKEDAIKLIEVGRNIPTGHLIFCGKKKAYIENTDPEFITELEKYYKKYEIVEDITKVDDEALKITICDLTGAEKNTYPYYKDYYDKYKVAISGEIWVDVVDKDINKGVALEILQEKLGIKKAETMVFGDYLNDYELMQQGDYSFAMENAHPELKAIAKYSGGDNNDAGVVKTIEEYIFNKKI from the coding sequence ATGATAAAATTAATAGCTACAGATATGGACGGAACTTTGCTTAATGATGAAAAGCAAATAGATAATAAATTTTGGAATATTCATGAGAAATTAACAGAAAAAGGAATACATTTTTTAATAGCAAGTGGAAGACAATATTATAATATTTTTGAATATGTAAAACATTTAAAAGCAAATATTATAATTCTTGCAGAAAATGGTTCTATTATAATGGAAGATGGGAAGGAATTATTTTCAAAATGTTTACCAAAGGAAGATGCAATAAAACTTATTGAGGTTGGAAGAAATATTCCAACAGGTCATTTAATCTTCTGTGGTAAGAAGAAAGCTTATATAGAAAATACAGATCCTGAATTTATAACTGAATTAGAAAAATATTATAAAAAATATGAAATTGTAGAGGATATTACTAAGGTTGATGATGAGGCTTTGAAAATAACTATTTGTGATTTAACAGGAGCAGAAAAAAATACTTATCCTTATTATAAAGATTATTATGATAAGTATAAGGTAGCTATTTCTGGTGAAATATGGGTAGATGTAGTTGATAAAGATATAAACAAGGGAGTAGCTTTAGAAATCTTGCAAGAAAAATTAGGAATAAAGAAAGCTGAAACAATGGTTTTTGGAGATTATTTAAATGATTATGAATTAATGCAACAAGGAGATTATAGTTTTGCTATGGAAAATGCTCATCCAGAATTAAAAGCTATTGCAAAATATAGTGGTGGAGATAATAATGATGCAGGAGTAGTAAAAACAATAGAAGAATATATTTTTAATAAAAAAATATAA